A stretch of the Erinaceus europaeus chromosome 1, mEriEur2.1, whole genome shotgun sequence genome encodes the following:
- the PEDS1 gene encoding plasmanylethanolamine desaturase 1 isoform X1 — protein sequence MAAAEDGSGQQSALDEDEAAYCRRWGAQHAGARELASLYSPGKRFQEWCCVVLCFSLIAHNLVHLLLLARWEHTPLVMLGVVAGALIADFLSGLVHWGADTWGSVELPIVGKAFIRPFREHHIDPTAITRHDFIETNGDNCLVTLLPLLNMAYKFRTQTTEALEQLYPWECFVFCLIIFGTFTNQIHKWSHTYFGLPCWVTLLQDWHVILPRKHHRIHHVSPHETYFCITTGWLNYPLEKMGFWRRLEDLIQGLTGEKPRADDMKWAQKIK from the exons ATGGCGGCTGCGGAGGACGGGTCAGGACAGCAGTCGGCGCTGGACGAAGACGAGGCGGCGTATTGCCGGCGCTGGGGCGCGCAGCATGCCGGGGCCCGCGAGTTGGCCTCGCTCTACTCTCCAG gCAAACGCTTCCAGGAGTGGTGCTGTGTGGTCCTGTGCTTCAGCCTCATTGCCCACAACCTGGTCCACCTCCTGCTGCTGGCCCGCTGGGAGCACACACCTTTGGTCATGCTGGGCGTTG TTGCAGGAGCTCTCATTGCTGACTTCCTGTCTGGCCTGGTGCACTGGGGAGCCGACACTTGGGGCTCTGTGGAGCTGCCCATTGTCGGGAAG GCTTTTATCCGGCCGTTTCGAGAGCATCACATAGACCCAACAGCCATTACTCGGCATGACTTCATTGAGACCAATGGGGACAACTGCCTGGTGACATTGCTGCCACTGCTGAACATGGCCTACAAGTTCCGCACCCAGACCACCG aggctcTGGAGCAGCTGTACCCCTGGGAGTGCTTTGTCTTCTGCCTGATCATCTTTGGCACTTTCACCAACCAGATCCACAAGTGGTCACACACGTACTTCGGGCTGCCATGCTGGGTCACCCTCCTGCAGGACTGGCACGTCATCCTGCCTCGTAAACACCATCGAATCCACCATGTCTCACCCCACGAGACCTACTTCTGCATCACTACAG GCTGGCTCAACTACCCTCTTGAGAAGATGGGCTTCTGGCGACGCCTGGAGGACCTCATCCAGGGCCTGACGGGTGAGAAGCCTCGAGCGGATGACATGAAATGGGCCCAGAAGATCAAATAA
- the PEDS1 gene encoding plasmanylethanolamine desaturase 1 isoform X2 has translation MAAAEDGSGQQSALDEDEAAYCRRWGAQHAGARELASLYSPVAGALIADFLSGLVHWGADTWGSVELPIVGKAFIRPFREHHIDPTAITRHDFIETNGDNCLVTLLPLLNMAYKFRTQTTEALEQLYPWECFVFCLIIFGTFTNQIHKWSHTYFGLPCWVTLLQDWHVILPRKHHRIHHVSPHETYFCITTGWLNYPLEKMGFWRRLEDLIQGLTGEKPRADDMKWAQKIK, from the exons ATGGCGGCTGCGGAGGACGGGTCAGGACAGCAGTCGGCGCTGGACGAAGACGAGGCGGCGTATTGCCGGCGCTGGGGCGCGCAGCATGCCGGGGCCCGCGAGTTGGCCTCGCTCTACTCTCCAG TTGCAGGAGCTCTCATTGCTGACTTCCTGTCTGGCCTGGTGCACTGGGGAGCCGACACTTGGGGCTCTGTGGAGCTGCCCATTGTCGGGAAG GCTTTTATCCGGCCGTTTCGAGAGCATCACATAGACCCAACAGCCATTACTCGGCATGACTTCATTGAGACCAATGGGGACAACTGCCTGGTGACATTGCTGCCACTGCTGAACATGGCCTACAAGTTCCGCACCCAGACCACCG aggctcTGGAGCAGCTGTACCCCTGGGAGTGCTTTGTCTTCTGCCTGATCATCTTTGGCACTTTCACCAACCAGATCCACAAGTGGTCACACACGTACTTCGGGCTGCCATGCTGGGTCACCCTCCTGCAGGACTGGCACGTCATCCTGCCTCGTAAACACCATCGAATCCACCATGTCTCACCCCACGAGACCTACTTCTGCATCACTACAG GCTGGCTCAACTACCCTCTTGAGAAGATGGGCTTCTGGCGACGCCTGGAGGACCTCATCCAGGGCCTGACGGGTGAGAAGCCTCGAGCGGATGACATGAAATGGGCCCAGAAGATCAAATAA